In one window of Microbacterium dextranolyticum DNA:
- a CDS encoding acetylxylan esterase, producing the protein MPRFDLPLSELVDYRPEIAIPADFDDFWRRTLAEARALGGAPIIERASTPLTTVEVYDVTFPGFGGDPIKAWYMVPAGTSGRLPTVVEFNGYGGGRGFPEERLAFVSSGYGYLVMDTRGQGSHWGGGGETADPHGTGPSVSGFMTRGIEDPHDYYYRRVFTDAVRAVDAVRTFDRVDPERVAVCGGSQGGGITLAAGALCDGLVAVMPDVPFLCHFERAVGMTGAEPYGELVRYLSIHRGSEERTFRTLSYFDGAAMATRASAPALFSVALMDPICPPSTVFAAYNRYAGADKHLEVYPFNEHEGGQGYQWRAQAAFLAARV; encoded by the coding sequence ATGCCCCGGTTCGATCTCCCGCTGTCCGAGCTCGTCGACTACCGCCCGGAGATCGCGATACCGGCCGATTTCGACGATTTCTGGCGACGGACGCTCGCCGAGGCGCGCGCTCTCGGCGGCGCCCCGATCATCGAGCGGGCCTCGACGCCGCTGACCACGGTCGAGGTGTACGACGTCACCTTTCCCGGGTTCGGCGGCGACCCGATCAAGGCCTGGTACATGGTCCCGGCGGGCACGTCGGGCCGGTTGCCCACCGTCGTCGAGTTCAACGGTTACGGCGGGGGTCGGGGCTTTCCCGAGGAGCGTCTCGCCTTCGTCTCGAGCGGCTACGGATACCTCGTGATGGACACCCGCGGTCAGGGCTCGCACTGGGGCGGGGGCGGCGAGACCGCCGACCCGCACGGCACCGGACCGTCGGTGTCGGGCTTCATGACGCGCGGCATCGAAGACCCGCACGACTACTACTACCGCCGCGTGTTCACGGATGCCGTGCGCGCCGTCGACGCCGTCCGCACGTTCGACCGGGTCGACCCCGAGCGCGTCGCGGTGTGCGGCGGCAGCCAGGGCGGCGGCATCACCCTCGCCGCCGGGGCGCTGTGCGACGGCCTCGTCGCCGTCATGCCCGACGTGCCGTTCCTGTGCCACTTCGAGCGCGCCGTCGGGATGACCGGCGCCGAGCCGTACGGAGAGCTGGTGCGGTACCTCTCGATCCATCGGGGGAGCGAGGAGCGCACCTTCCGCACGCTGTCGTACTTCGACGGCGCGGCGATGGCGACACGGGCATCCGCCCCCGCGCTCTTCTCCGTCGCGCTGATGGACCCGATCTGCCCGCCGTCGACCGTCTTCGCCGCCTACAACCGATACGCCGGCGCCGACAAGCACCTCGAGGTCTACCCCTTCAACGAGCACGAGGGCGGCCAGGGCTACCAGTGGCGCGCGCAGGCCGCCTTTCTCGCCGCGCGGGTGTGA
- the rarD gene encoding EamA family transporter RarD, giving the protein MTPDEAARKEETLGGVYAFVAYFLWGFMPLYFLTLAPIGPWEIVVWRILFSLLFCGILLTVTRTWGKLFAILRDRRLVFWTVIAGLLIYVNWQVFLIGILTGHVIEGSLGYFINPIVTVLLGVIVLKERLRPAQWTAIGVAVAAVVVIVVAYGSFPWIALTLAASFGIYGLVKKQIGPRVDAISGLTLESLWLTPIALIQLVVVASTTGLAIGSQGAGLAVLVTLAGVITAVPLLLFAAGARRAPLTVIGLLQFVAPILQFITGAWILHEPMPIERWIGFGLVWLALVVLTVDSLVAARRTRGASEVVDLV; this is encoded by the coding sequence ATGACACCCGACGAGGCCGCCCGCAAGGAGGAGACCCTCGGCGGCGTGTACGCGTTCGTCGCGTACTTCCTGTGGGGCTTCATGCCCCTCTACTTCTTGACGCTCGCCCCGATCGGCCCGTGGGAGATCGTCGTCTGGCGCATCCTCTTCTCGCTGCTGTTCTGCGGCATCCTGCTCACCGTCACGCGCACGTGGGGCAAGCTCTTCGCGATCCTGCGCGATCGCCGCCTGGTGTTCTGGACGGTCATCGCCGGCCTGCTGATCTACGTCAACTGGCAGGTGTTCCTCATCGGCATCCTCACCGGACACGTCATCGAAGGCAGTCTCGGTTACTTCATCAACCCGATCGTCACGGTGCTGCTCGGGGTGATCGTGCTGAAGGAGCGCCTGCGCCCCGCGCAATGGACCGCGATCGGGGTGGCGGTGGCGGCAGTCGTGGTCATCGTCGTCGCCTACGGCTCGTTTCCGTGGATCGCCCTCACCCTCGCGGCGAGCTTCGGCATCTACGGGCTGGTGAAGAAGCAGATCGGTCCCCGCGTCGACGCCATCAGCGGACTGACGCTCGAATCCCTCTGGCTCACACCCATCGCCCTCATCCAGCTCGTCGTCGTGGCGAGCACGACCGGCCTCGCGATCGGCAGCCAGGGTGCGGGGCTCGCGGTGCTCGTGACCCTCGCGGGCGTCATCACGGCCGTGCCGTTGCTGCTGTTCGCCGCGGGCGCCCGCCGCGCCCCCCTCACCGTGATCGGTCTGCTGCAGTTCGTCGCCCCGATCCTGCAGTTCATCACGGGCGCGTGGATCCTGCACGAGCCGATGCCGATCGAGCGCTGGATCGGGTTCGGCCTCGTCTGGCTCGCCCTCGTCGTCCTCACGGTCGACTCGCTCGTCGCGGCGCGTCGCACACGCGGCGCATCGGAGGTCGTCGACCTCGTCTGA